CTTTATACAAGTCGTAGAGTATTTCTGATAACTCTTTTAAATGACTCGCAGATTGAAATAGGGTAGTGATGTCTTTAAATTGTATTCCCGGTATAGGGAAATCAGGAATATTTCTAACAGATTTCGTTAATGTTTCTATGCTCATTTTTTTAATTAATTAATAGCTTTGTGTTGTTCCACGTGGAACACCCATATGATTTATCTGCCAAGCAGAACCAGAAGTACAGATATGTCATTGGGTGAAACCCCCGGAATACGCCCTGCCTGGGCAATAGTTTCAGGATTTATACGTGTTAATTTATGTCTTGCCTCTGTTGATAAAGATTGAATTTCGTTATAGTTAAACCTGTCTTTTATAGAGATATCTTCCAGCCGGGTAATTTTGTCAGCTATAATCTGCTCTCTTTTAATATAGCCACTATATTTAATCTTGATGTCTGCAGACTCTATCACCTCTTCTTTTCTATCAGTTATAGTATCAAGAAGATCTCTTAGCGGACCAATCTCTTTTGCCATTATCTGAAGATCGATATGTGGCCTCGATAGTAAGTCAACAAGTTTTACCCCCTGCTTAAGTGGAGCTGTACCTATACTTTCCAGATACGGATTAATTCTATCAGCTTTTACAGAGAAATTTTCAGTAAACTCTTTAATCTTTCTTACATTCTCAACTTTCTGATGATAAAAGTTTAATCTTTCAGTCTTAGCCAAACCTAGTTCGTACCCTTTTTCGGTAAGTCTTTCATCAGCGTTGTCTTGTCGAAGTAATATTCGGTATTCAGCACGAGATGTAAACATTCTGTATGGTTCATCCACACCTTTCGTGATAAGGTCGTCTATCAATACACCAATATATGCTTCATCTCTTCTTAATGTGAAAGGAGATCCGCCATGACAGTTTATATGTGCGTTTATACCGGCTATTAAACCTTGTCCTGCTGCTTCTTCATAACCTGTTGTCCCATTAATTTGACCGGCAAAGAATAGGTTTTTCACCATCTTAGTTTCTAATGTTGCTTCTAGCTGTGTAGGATCAAAAAAATCATATTCTATCGCGTAACCGGGACGGAAAATATGAACGTTTCTGAATGCAGGAACAAGCTGCAAAGCTTTTAGTTGAGTTTGCAGGGGTAGGGACGAAGAAAAACCATTCAGGTAGAACTCATGTGTATTTACTCCTTCTGGTTCTAAAAATAGTTGGTGACTTGTTTTATCTGAGAATGTAACTATTTTGGTTTCTATACTTGGGCAATATCGCGGTCCGATACTTTTAATCTGACCATTATATAGTGGTGATTCATCAAGTCCTTCTCTTAGCGCTTCATGAACCTCCTCACTGGTGTATGTAATCCAGCAGCTGCGCTGTTCCAATGTTCTTTGGACATCTGGCAGGTATGAGAATTTATGAAAATCATCATCTCCCTTTTGTTCTTCCAAAAGAGAAAAATCAACAGATCTGGCGTCAATTCTAACTGGTGTACCTGTCTTCATCCGGTCTGTTTTGAAACCGAAATCACGCAACTGTTCCGACATGCCATATGATGCCTGTTCACCAATTCTGCCCCCGCCAATTTGAACTTTCCCCACATGAATTAATCCATTAAGGAATGTACCATTTGTTAATACCACTGCGTTGGCATTGAACTCAACACCCATCCGTGTTTTAACTCCAGTTACTCTGTGACCTTCAAATATTAGTTCTGTAACCATATCCTGCCACATAGCAAGATTTGGTGTATTTTCTATAATTTCTCTCCAAGTCTCAATAAATTTAACCCTGTCACTTTGAACACGTGGACTCCACATAGCAGGTCCTTTTGAGCGGTTTAACATGCGAAACTGTATAGCAGTTTTATCGCTAACAATTCCCATCTGTCCACCCAAAGCATCAATTTCGCGTACAATCTGCCCTTTTGCAATACCTCCTACGGCTGGGTTGCAACTCATTTGGGCTATCTTGTTCATATCCATTGTTAAAAGCAATGTTTTCGAACCCAAGTTAGCTGCTGCTGTAGCTGCTTCGCAACCGGCATGTCCTGCACCGACTACTATTATGTCATAATTAAAATTCATTTTGCACTTTGTGTTCAATTAAAGACCCAAAGATACTAAAAAAGAAAACGTTACGTTTATGTTGGATGTTAATTACAAATAAGAACAGTTGAAAGTACTTTAACTCAGTAGTTTAGTGATTATATAAGTATTGAATTTTTCGTTAACAGAGATCATAAAATTATAATCGGTATATATATATCATATATGTAAAATATTGATATAAATCATATTATAGTTTACAAATGTAATCGAGAGAGGATTGATATATCCTTTTGTAAATTATTAATCAATCGTTTTCAGTATATTCAGTGCACTATTTTCAGCATCTCTCATTTTCTTTTTCTCATCTTTTGAACTGTCGGAAAGTCCACATAGATGCAAAACACCATGTATTATAACACGGAACAGTTCCTCTTGATAATCAGTAGTATACATTTGTGAATTCGACTTTACAGTATCCAGACTAATAAAAATATCTCCGGAAATTTTATCGCCCTCACTATAATCGAAAGTAATTATATCTGTGTAATAATCATGATTGAGATATTGTCTGTTTACCTCAAGAATTTTATCATCGTCACAAAAGATGTATGTAATTTCTCCGATAGTTTTGCTGTAAATGCCAGCTATTTTTTTTATCCACTCCGATGTTTTTCTCTTCTTTATTTCGGGTGATTTTACGTTTTCTGTCTGAAAAGATATGGCCATAACTCTTGATTATTAACTGAAAAATAGATATGCTACAAAAATTGCTGCAATCACACCAGCCAAATCAGCCAATAGTGCATATTGAACTGTATAGCGACTGTTCTTAATATTAACAGCTCCATAATATACTGCTACAATATAGAATGTAGTATCAGTGGCTCCCTGAAGAATACTGGACAACCTCCCAGTAAATGAATCAGCTCCAAAAGTCTTCATGGCATCAATCATCATACCCCTTGCCCCACTTCCACTCAAAGGCTTCATTATGGCTGTTGGAAGACCATCAACCCATCTGGCGTCAACTCCAGTAAGTCCAACCAAATTTCTCATACCCTCCATTAGAAATTCCATAGCACCAGAAGCACGAAATACACCAATGCCTACCAATATAGCTATTAGGTAAGGTATTATTGATACAGCCGTTTTAAATCCCTCTTTTGCACCATCAATAAATGACTCAAAAACATTAATCTTACGGTGCATTGCTTTAATAATAAATAGAACTATTATAGTAAGCAGTATTATATTGGCAATAAGGCTGGATACTATATTTACCTGTTCCTGAGGCATGGATTTAAAAACAATTACCGTTCCTGCAATTATTCCTCCCATACCCAAAATAAACCCCAGAATCTCTTTACAGAAAATATTTATACGTTGCCTAAGGCATACAGCAATTAAACCAACCAGAGTTGCAAAAAATGTAGCAATCATTATCGGAATGAATACATCTGCAGGATTAGCAGCACCCATCTGTGCACGGTAAACCATTATGGTTACCGGTATTAATGTTAGTCCCGATGCATTAAGCACCAGGAACATTATCATAGGATTCGATGCCCGATCCTTCTTTAGATTGATCTCTTGCAGTTCCTGCATTGCTTTTAATCCAAAAGGAGTAGCAGCATTGTCCAGTCCCAGCATATTTGCAGATAAATTCATCAGCATTGATCCATAAGCAGGATGATTTTTCGGTATATCGGGAAATAGCCTGGAGAATAGTGGAGCAACAGCTCTGGAGAATAGCTCAATCATACCTCCTCTCTCTCCAATTTTCATTATACCAAGCCATAGAGAAAGTACACCTGTTAGCCCGAGAGAGATCTCGAAACCTGTCCGGGCAGTTTCATACGTTGAGTTCATGATGTCTGTAAACACTTGAACATCACCATAAAAAACAAGTTTTATAACTGCAATTATAAAAGCTATAAGAAAAAAAGCAATCCAAATATAATTCAGGACCATGGCTGGGTTGTTTCGTCGATTATTAAACTGACGCTCTATATAAAATCAATCAAAGATACAATTTAATGGAAATATGAACAAGGAGCCGATTTAATTTATTAACTTTAAGGATCAACACAATAAAATGTATTGGAAAGACTTTTTTTATTACAATAAAGGGAGCCGTTCAGCAATTATTTTATTGCTGATACTGATCCCGCTTTCAATTATTCTAAATTCATTTATTAGTATTAAAAAATCATCTGGATTAGATGCAAGTCAGAATGACTCAATAATTAATGAGTTTATGAGATCGAGAGAAGCTGTGGTCATAAATAATTATGGAAAGTCATTCAAATCGAAAAGAAATCCAGTTACTGATACATCTGAAATCAGGTCAGAAGCATTACAATATAAAAATGAAATATCGATTGCATCAAAGAGTAGAAGTCCTGCACATTTTCCTCGAATAATTAAATTAAAAGAGGGTGAAACTATCAACTTAAATGAGAATGATACAACCCAATGGAAAAAGATTCCCGGTATTGGAAGCACATACGCTTCGCGAATTGTTAAGTATAAAAATCTTTTGGGTGGCTTTTTTTGTAAAGATCAACTTATGGAAGTGTATGGCATCGATAAAGAGCTATATTCAAGAATAGAACCATTCATTAAAACAGATAGTAATTATATAAAACTAAATGTAAATGAAATGGAGTTCCGCGATTTATTAAGACATCCTTACCTGAACTACAATCAGGTTCAGACTATTTTTAACCTCAGAGACAAAAAGGGCAGGATAAGCAGCATAGAGGAACTCTCATTGCTTGATGAGTTTACTGATGATGATATTGATCGACTCAGACCCTATCTTCAGTTTTTGTAGAAATTTCAAATTTGATTTATATAAATAAAGACCGACAAAATATCGGTCTTCAAATCTAATCCAACTAAATATATAAACTGGCTATTTATATATTGTAGTGGTTGTAGGAGAATAAATTCCACTGGTTAAAATAGAAACCAATCCATTAACGAATGACATCTCAGTTTTAACAGTATAATTTTTTGCTCCACCTGCTAAAACGGCAGGATCAGATACTTCAATTGGTGCCAACCCACCAATCAGATAATGATTCCATTTAGTAATTTGCTGATTACCCTGCGCTCCTTCTCCAACAACAGTAGTGTAGGAATAACATGAAGTCATAAGCATTACTGTAAAAATTACAGCAGCTAATTGAATTAATCTTTTCTTCATTTAATTGAAATTAAAAGATTACACATAGAATTTTAAACATGATATCATGTTAAAATTAACAGTGTAAATGTACAATATAATTTAAATTCAACAAAATATTCTAAAAATATCTTTTAAGGATATCAGAAACAGAAGTGTAATATCCACGACCAAACAGGTTTAAATGTACAAGAAGGAAATATAACTGATACAGATCTATCTGTTCATAATAAAATTCTGTTATAGGTATTATTTCATGATAAGCACCATAGAACTCAGCTCCAAAACTGCCAAAAAGTTTGCTCATAGCTATATCCACCATTGAGTGTCCTCTGTATACTGCCGGGTCTATAAGAAATGGAGTACCATCCGTCGAGATAAGATAATTGCCTCCCCATAGGTCTCCATGAATAATAGAAGGAGTCACATCATAAAGGTAGCGGTTGAATACATCAATACTTTTATCTTTATTCGGTATCTCTTTTTCTGACAGTAAGCCAGCTCTTGATGCCGTTTTTAGTTGTGGAGAGATCCTCTCTTCCCAGTAAAAATCTATCCAGTCTGTATGAATTTTGTTGCTCTGTGGCAGACTTCCTATATAGTTATCTGAGTCTAGACCAAAGTCATCTTGCTTCAGTGAATGAAGTGCAGCCAATTCCCTTCCAAGCCTTTCATAATCTGAAGACACAGGGCGTCTGTTTTCAACATAATCCATCAGAATTATTGCTTTATCATTAACTGAATCCACCAGATGAACATGAGGAACAGAGATTGTAGCTGTCTTTTCTATTACATCAAGTCCTTTTTGTTCCGCGTGGAACATCTCAAGCGCATCAGGCGCTTTATTTAATTTAAGAAAGTAGTTCCTTTCAGGGGTCTCCAGCAGGTAAGCCGAAGAGATTGACCCTCCGGTTACCGGTCTGGTTGAGTTGATTTTCTCTGATATAGTATCAGATATGTAACTCAGAATATCCTTTATCATGGTATAATTATTAAAATTCAGTTTAGGTATAACTCTTACCCTAACATGATTATTAATTCCTTGTAATCGCTGCAATATTCTCTTTAATTAATGCAATCTTGCTTTCAGCATCAGCCATCTTTTTGCGCTCATTCTCAACTATTTCCGGTTTAGCGTTTTGAACAAACTTCTCATTGCTAAGTTTCTTCTGAACAGATTTCAAGAAACCCTCAGTGTATGTAAGTTCAGCCTCAAGCTTTTTCAATTCAGCTTCTGTGTCAATATTATCTGTAAGAGGAACAGTGTATTCTGTTGTACCAACAAGAAATCCTGCTGAACCAGTCTGTTTTTCAGAGACCTGTTTAATTGAAGTCAGGTTACACATTTTTGCAATAATGCTATTAAACAACTCTTTGTGTTTACCTGTAATCTCCAGTTCCAGAGCCTCTTTATTTGGTATATTCTTTTCAAGTCGGATTGTACGTATACCAGAAATGATATTTTTAACATCCTCAAAATCCGACAGAAGCTCTTTATTAACATCTTCTCCTTTTGGCTGAAGTGAAATCATCAGGCTAACACCCTCTTCCCTTGTGTAGAGTGCCTGCCACAGCTCTTCGGTGATAAATGGCATAAATGGATGTAATAAACGCAGCAGATCATCAAAAAAGCTTAGTGTTGCATCATAGCTCAGTTTATCTATTGGTTTCTGATAAGCAGGCTTCACTATCTCAAGATACCATGAAGAAAACTCATCCCAGAAAAGCTTATAGAGAAGCATAAGTGCCTCAGAAAGGCGATATTTTGAGAACAAGTCTTCCACCTCAGCTATTGTATCAGAAAGCTTGCTTTTAAACCACTCGACTGCTATCTTGGATGACTCAGGCTGAGGAATATTTTCATCAACATCCCATCCTTTCACCAGGCGGAAAGCATTCCATATCTTGTTGTTGAAGTTGCGACCCTGTTCACACATCGACTCATCAAATGGCAGGTCGTTACCCGCAGGCGAAGTTAGTAACATCCCCATTCTCACTCCGTCAGCACCATATTTATCCATCAATTCTATTGGATCAGGTGAGTTACCAAGAGATTTCGACATCTTCCTGCCCAGCTTGTCACGTACAATACCGGTAAAGTAAACATTACGGAAACAAGGCTCTTTACGGTATTCATATCCTGAAATAATCATACGAGCCACCCAGAAGAAAATAATCTCCGGTGCAGTAACAAGATCATTGGTAGGATAATAGTAATTTATATCTTTATTATCAGGTTCGTTAATACCATTAAAAACAGATATCGGCCACAACCATGATGAGAACCATGTATCGAGTACATCCTCATCCTGCTTCAGATCATCTATAGTTAACTCATAATCCACCTGTTGTTTTGCCTTTTCAAAAGCCTCTTCCTTTGTCAGTGCAACAACATAACCTCCTTTGGGAAGGAAATATGCTGGAATCTGGTGTCCCCACCATAACTGGCGACTAATACACCAGTCCTTGATATTCTCCATCCAGTGACGGTATGTATTTTTATATTTTTCAGG
This portion of the Lascolabacillus massiliensis genome encodes:
- the mnmG gene encoding tRNA uridine-5-carboxymethylaminomethyl(34) synthesis enzyme MnmG; amino-acid sequence: MNFNYDIIVVGAGHAGCEAATAAANLGSKTLLLTMDMNKIAQMSCNPAVGGIAKGQIVREIDALGGQMGIVSDKTAIQFRMLNRSKGPAMWSPRVQSDRVKFIETWREIIENTPNLAMWQDMVTELIFEGHRVTGVKTRMGVEFNANAVVLTNGTFLNGLIHVGKVQIGGGRIGEQASYGMSEQLRDFGFKTDRMKTGTPVRIDARSVDFSLLEEQKGDDDFHKFSYLPDVQRTLEQRSCWITYTSEEVHEALREGLDESPLYNGQIKSIGPRYCPSIETKIVTFSDKTSHQLFLEPEGVNTHEFYLNGFSSSLPLQTQLKALQLVPAFRNVHIFRPGYAIEYDFFDPTQLEATLETKMVKNLFFAGQINGTTGYEEAAGQGLIAGINAHINCHGGSPFTLRRDEAYIGVLIDDLITKGVDEPYRMFTSRAEYRILLRQDNADERLTEKGYELGLAKTERLNFYHQKVENVRKIKEFTENFSVKADRINPYLESIGTAPLKQGVKLVDLLSRPHIDLQIMAKEIGPLRDLLDTITDRKEEVIESADIKIKYSGYIKREQIIADKITRLEDISIKDRFNYNEIQSLSTEARHKLTRINPETIAQAGRIPGVSPNDISVLLVLLGR
- the ybeY gene encoding rRNA maturation RNase YbeY, with amino-acid sequence MAISFQTENVKSPEIKKRKTSEWIKKIAGIYSKTIGEITYIFCDDDKILEVNRQYLNHDYYTDIITFDYSEGDKISGDIFISLDTVKSNSQMYTTDYQEELFRVIIHGVLHLCGLSDSSKDEKKKMRDAENSALNILKTID
- a CDS encoding nucleoside recognition domain-containing protein, with the translated sequence MVLNYIWIAFFLIAFIIAVIKLVFYGDVQVFTDIMNSTYETARTGFEISLGLTGVLSLWLGIMKIGERGGMIELFSRAVAPLFSRLFPDIPKNHPAYGSMLMNLSANMLGLDNAATPFGLKAMQELQEINLKKDRASNPMIMFLVLNASGLTLIPVTIMVYRAQMGAANPADVFIPIMIATFFATLVGLIAVCLRQRINIFCKEILGFILGMGGIIAGTVIVFKSMPQEQVNIVSSLIANIILLTIIVLFIIKAMHRKINVFESFIDGAKEGFKTAVSIIPYLIAILVGIGVFRASGAMEFLMEGMRNLVGLTGVDARWVDGLPTAIMKPLSGSGARGMMIDAMKTFGADSFTGRLSSILQGATDTTFYIVAVYYGAVNIKNSRYTVQYALLADLAGVIAAIFVAYLFFS
- a CDS encoding helix-hairpin-helix domain-containing protein, with amino-acid sequence MRSREAVVINNYGKSFKSKRNPVTDTSEIRSEALQYKNEISIASKSRSPAHFPRIIKLKEGETINLNENDTTQWKKIPGIGSTYASRIVKYKNLLGGFFCKDQLMEVYGIDKELYSRIEPFIKTDSNYIKLNVNEMEFRDLLRHPYLNYNQVQTIFNLRDKKGRISSIEELSLLDEFTDDDIDRLRPYLQFL
- a CDS encoding Bor family protein, encoding MKKRLIQLAAVIFTVMLMTSCYSYTTVVGEGAQGNQQITKWNHYLIGGLAPIEVSDPAVLAGGAKNYTVKTEMSFVNGLVSILTSGIYSPTTTTIYK
- a CDS encoding fructosamine kinase family protein → MIKDILSYISDTISEKINSTRPVTGGSISSAYLLETPERNYFLKLNKAPDALEMFHAEQKGLDVIEKTATISVPHVHLVDSVNDKAIILMDYVENRRPVSSDYERLGRELAALHSLKQDDFGLDSDNYIGSLPQSNKIHTDWIDFYWEERISPQLKTASRAGLLSEKEIPNKDKSIDVFNRYLYDVTPSIIHGDLWGGNYLISTDGTPFLIDPAVYRGHSMVDIAMSKLFGSFGAEFYGAYHEIIPITEFYYEQIDLYQLYFLLVHLNLFGRGYYTSVSDILKRYF
- a CDS encoding valine--tRNA ligase yields the protein MEIASKYNPAEVENKWYKYWMDNNLFHSEPDEREPYTVVIPPPNVTGVLHMGHMLNNTIQDVLVRRARMQGKNACWVPGTDHASIATEAKVVNKLAAEGIKKNDLTRDEFLEHAWNWTREHGGIILQQLKKLGASCDWDRTAFTMDDIRSESVLKVFCDLYEKGLIYRGVRMVNWDPKALTALSDEEVIHKEVNGKLYYLRYMIEGDPEGRYAVVATTRPETIMGDTAMCIHPDDPKNAHLKGKKVIVPLVNRAIPVIEDEYVDIEFGTGCLKVTPAHDVNDYLLGEKYNLPSIDIFNPDGTLNENGDRYAGMDRFDVRKQIEKDLEEAGLIEKTEPYTNKVGFSERTDEVIEPKLSMQWFLKMEDLAKPAAKAVENDTIRFFPEKYKNTYRHWMENIKDWCISRQLWWGHQIPAYFLPKGGYVVALTKEEAFEKAKQQVDYELTIDDLKQDEDVLDTWFSSWLWPISVFNGINEPDNKDINYYYPTNDLVTAPEIIFFWVARMIISGYEYRKEPCFRNVYFTGIVRDKLGRKMSKSLGNSPDPIELMDKYGADGVRMGMLLTSPAGNDLPFDESMCEQGRNFNNKIWNAFRLVKGWDVDENIPQPESSKIAVEWFKSKLSDTIAEVEDLFSKYRLSEALMLLYKLFWDEFSSWYLEIVKPAYQKPIDKLSYDATLSFFDDLLRLLHPFMPFITEELWQALYTREEGVSLMISLQPKGEDVNKELLSDFEDVKNIISGIRTIRLEKNIPNKEALELEITGKHKELFNSIIAKMCNLTSIKQVSEKQTGSAGFLVGTTEYTVPLTDNIDTEAELKKLEAELTYTEGFLKSVQKKLSNEKFVQNAKPEIVENERKKMADAESKIALIKENIAAITRN